Sequence from the Thermocoleostomius sinensis A174 genome:
AAACCTCGCTGATGGTACGAGTGCTCGATTATGCTGCTCAACAGCACTATCAAACGGTGTCACTCAGTTTACAGCTTGCCGATCGCCAAGTTTTTCAAGATTTGAACCGATTTTTGCAGTGGTTCTGTGCCAGTGTGGGGCTAGGGCTTCAGTTACCCAGTCGCTTGACAGACTATTGGGATGATCTATTTGGCAGCCAAATTAGCTGCAAGATGTATTTTGAACAATACCTATTGACCGCCATTGCCCATCCGCTTGTTTTGGGACTGGATGATGTCGATCGCCTGTTTCAATTTCCTCATCTAGCCAGTGACTTTTTTGGGCTATTGCGCAGTTGGCATGAAGAAGGCAAAAACCGGGAGATTTGGAAGAAATTGCGGCTGGTGGTAGTCCATTCTAATGAGGTTTATATTCCGTTAGAGGCTAATCGATCGCCGTTTAATGTCGGGCTGCCTATTGAACTTAAACCGTTCACTGTGGTACAAGTGCAAACGCTCGCCAATCGATATGGCTTGTCGTGGTCAGTAGAAGATGCCAAGAAGTTGATGGATCTGGTTGATGGTCACCCTTTTCTAGTGCGCCAAGGGTTACATCATATTTGGCACAACAATGTCACCCTAGATGAATTAGTTCAAACACCAGCCAGTGGAGAAGGCATCTACTACGAGCATTTACAGCAACAGTTGTGGTATCTTCAGCAACAACCAGAACTAGCTGAGGTGTTTGCTCAAGCGCTGACACAATCATCCACAGAGTTCGATTTGGTGCAGTTGTCGAAACTGCAAAGTATGGGATTGGTTCATCTACAAGGCAATCGACCCGTTCCAAGCTGTCGATTATATCGTCAGTATTTTCAGTCTCATCGATAGAACAGTGTCTTCAATTACATACAGAATTCAAGCGGAGTCACAAGGGAGTCTGTCATGTTTCCTGTCACGTTTTGTCGTCCTTACCTTAACTCTGATTTAAATAGCACGCACACCAGATTCCCCCACCACCTGCGGCACCTCCCCTTACTAAGAGGTTGAGAAGGAGTTCGCTCTAGCTTCCCTTCTCTCTGCTTGGAAGAAAAGGGTGGGGGAAATGAGGGCTAGACTTACAAACGTGATATGCCCCAGTCAAAACGTTGTCAACGTTTAGGATTTTAAGAAAGTTGCTTAAGATCGGAAAAACTGGCTTATCTTAGGTGGCTTCCCGCAAGTTCCACTCCAATAATTGAATTAATCTTCTCTCTAAGAACAAACCGTATGATTGATCACCGCTAGGGGATCTGTGTACTGCTCATGGGACGTTTTTTTCAACGAAGACTGGTTCAGCCTGCTTATCCTGGTTCCCTGCGAACAATTTTGATTGCAGCGTTTGTGCTGCAAATTCTAGGCCCTGTTGGACTCGTGGGCTATCTCTCATTTCGCAATGGGCAAAAGGCTGTGGAAAATTTGGCGAGTCAGCTAGTGGATGAAGTGAACGATCGCATCGATCAACATTTAACTGATTATTTGAATACCCCACAGCAGATTAATCAATTCAATTTATTTGCTCTCAAAGAAGGATTAATTCGGCTAGAAGATCAACAGCGCCTAGGACGCTACTTTTGGAAGCAAATGCAAGTATTTCCGAATGTTAGTTACATTAATTTTGCCAACGCAGCGGGTGAATTTGTGGGCGTAGGTCGAGAAGATGATGGCGAACTTTTTATTGAGATCATTGACACAAACCATCCAACCGAATATTACCGCTATCGGTTAGATGCGCAAGGAAATCGGCAACAGTTTTTGTGGTCTGAAACCTATAACCCCCATATGGATGAATGGTATAGTGACGCGGTGGCGGCTGGCAAACCCGTTTGGAGCACCATTTATCAGTGGAATGATCAGCCGGAGATCTTTTCGATTTCATCAAGCTATCCGGTTTATGATGAGCAGCGCAACTTAGTTGGCGTAATTGGTGTAGACCACATTCTGTCGCAAACAAATGACTTTCTTAAAAGTTTAGATGTGAGTCCATCAGGCAGAATTTTCATTTTAGAGCGGAATGGGCTGGTGGTGGCTAGTTCTAGTGAGGAGCAAGCTTATGTGCAGATCAATGGCACCTATCAACGGCTCAATGCTGCCAAAAGTCAAGACCCGTTGATCCAAGCTACGACTCGGTATTTGGTTGAGCGCTTTGGTACTCTCGATCAAGTGGTTCACACTCAATTACTACACTTCAATCTGGAGGGCGAACGTCAGTTTGTGCAAGTATCGCCGTGGAACGATCGCTATGGACTCGATTGGCTGGTGGTTGTCGCCGTGCCCGCCTCAGATTTTATGGGACAAATCAATGTCAATACTCGGACTACGATCGGGTTGTGCCTTTTAGCCTTAGTATTAGCCATTGCGATCGCTATCTTTACGGCTCGGTGGGTGACGCAACCAATTTTACGCCTTAATGCTGCCGCCAAAGCTATCGCTAAAGGAAAGTGGGACAAAACAGTATCTATTCAGCGTCGTGATGAATTAGGGGAACTAGCAGATTCCTTTAACGAAATGGCCAGGCAACTAGAAGAATCTTTTACGACGCTAGAGCAAAAAGTAGAAGAACGGACTCATATCTTGTCGCAAACGTTAGAACAACTAAAAACTACACAGGCTCAAATTGTAGCTCAAGAAAAAATGGCGTCCCTGGGAGCTTTAACCGCAGGCATCGCGCACGAAATCAAAAATCCATTAAATTTCATTAATAATTTTGCAGAATTATCGGTGGAATTGACTGAGGAATTAGTTGAGGAAATTAAACGAAGCATTAATTGCGTAGATGAAAATGCTCGATCGTACATGGATGAGTTACTGATGGACTTGCACCAAAACGCTCAGAAAATCCATGAGCACGGCAAGCGAGCAGACAAGATTGTGAGAAGTATGTTGATGCATTCACGAGGAGAGCGATCCGAACGCCAATTAACAGACATTAATGCACTGTTAAATGAATCTGTGAATTTGGCATACCACGGAATGCGAGCACAACATAGCTCATTTAACCTTGCCATCAAACTGGATTTTGATGAAATAGCGCCAATGAAGGTTGTAGCATCAGATATGAGCCGTGTTTTCTTAAACTTAATTAATAATGCCTGCTACGCTACCCACGCTAAAGCAAAGCAGCAACGGAACCTCACTGACGCGTCCTATATCCCCCAACTAACTGTCAGCACTCGCGATTTAGAAACACACGTCAAGATCTATGTCCGCGATAATGGTTTGGGGATTGCTCCTGAAATTCAAACAAAAATATTTGAACCTTTTTTTACCACCAAGCCGGCTGGTGAAGGAACTGGGCTGGGTTTGTCAATGAGCCACAAAATTATCGTGCAGGAACATCAGGGAAAAATTCAAGTTGATAGTGAATATGGGCACTATACCGAGTTTATTATCACTTTGCCAAAAACGATCGAACTCCCAACGCTAATTGAATCGAGGAGAGACGCAGAATGAAAAGAGTCATGATTGTGGATGATGAAAAGGATGTGGAGGTGTTGTTTAAGCAGCGGTTTCGCAAAGAAATTAAGCAGGGACAGGTTGAATTTTGCTTTATGTTTTCGGCCGAGGCAGCACTAGATTATTTAAAACATCATTACCCTGTTTGCTTAGCGTTAATTTTAACAGATATTAATATGCCGGGTATGAATGGACTTGAACTACTTCGGATCATTAAAGAAAGTTTTACGGATTTAACAGTGATTATGGTGACAGCCTATGGAGATGAACAAAACTACCAAACAGCCCTACAATACGGTGCAGATGATTATATTCATAAACCGATCGAGTTCGATCGCCTAAAAGCAAAAATATTTGAATCTTAATTACACCTTGAAAAATTGAATCAATCCCTTTCTTATCCTTTATTCTTTCGCCCTTTTCTTTCATGCCCTCTAAAATTTTAGTTGTGGATGATGAATCAGATTTGGAGATTCTCATTCGACAAAAATTTAGGAAGCAAATCCGTCAACAAGAACTGAATTTCGTGTTTGCCCGCAATGGACTTGAAGCCCTACAAAAAGTGCAGGAAGAACCGGATATCGATGTGGTGTTGACAGATATTAATATGCCTGAAATGGATGGACTGACGCTATTAACTGAACTGAAAGCGGCTCATCCCTTAATTAAGGCAGTGATTGTTTCGGCCTATGGTGATATGGAAAATATTCGCGCAGCTATGAATCGTGGCGCGTTTGATTTTCTAACAAAACCGATCGATTTTCAAGATTTAGAAATTACAACGAGCAAAACATTAGAATATGTGCAGCAAATCAAGGACGCGCTTGAACAAGAACGTTTAGCTCGACAAGCACAAACTGAACTACTGGTTCACTTGCGGCAAGAAATTGATATTCGTCAGCAAACAGAAGAAGCATTACGGGAAAGTGAAGGGCAATTAACGCAGTTTTTGGAAGCATTACCTGTAGCCATTGCGGTACTCGATATTCACGGCAAGCCTGTTTACAGCAACCATTTAGCTGAAGAATTATTGGGGCGAACGAGCGATCCCAATGCCCCAATTGATTCCATTTCGCAAGTGTATCAACTGTACCGTGCAGGCACAGATCAACTATATCCAGTTGAAGAACTATCGGTAGTGCGAGCCTTGCAGGGCGATCGACATACCACAGATGATGTTGAAATTCGACAAGCTCATCGCGTGATTCCCGTAGAAGCGTGGGCAACCCCAATTTACGATCAAAAGGGCAATATCGCCTATGCGATCGTGGCATTCCAAGACATTACGCAGCGACGACAAGCAGAATTGGAACGAGTACGATTCACGCAAGAACTGGAACGTAAAAATCAAGCGTTGCAACAAGCAAAAGATGAATTGGCGATTGCCAATCGAACGCTAGAAGAAAAAGTACAAGAACGAACTCGCGAATTGCTCCAAACACTGGAAATTCTGAAGGCAACTCAGGCTGAACTGGAAATTGAAAACGCACTTCTAAGAAGCGATCGACTGCCTTCTAGCTATGATTATCAAGTGGGTGGCAGTTTACCGATGGATGCACCAACCTATGTGATGCGGCAGTCCGATCGGCATCTTTATCATGCGTTGAAGCTAGGTGAATTCTGCTATGTTCTCAACGCTCGTCAGATGGGAAAATCAAGCCTGCGAGTTCAAATTATGAAACGGCTGCAAGCTGAAGGAATGGTGTGTGCAGCGATCGATATTTCAGAAATTGGCAATCGCCAAACAACGTTAGAGCAGTGGTATGCGGGGCTAGCGTATGGACTATCAAGCAGTCTTGGATTGCTCAATCACGTCAATATTCGGACTTGGTGGCGAGAACATGCCTTTTTGACGCCCGTGCAGCGATTGGGTGAATTTATCAACACTGTTTTGCTAGAAATCATTCCAAATAACATTGTGATTTTTATTGACGAAATTGATAGTGTACTCAGTCTAGATTTTGCCACGGATGATTTCTTTATTCTGCTGCGAACTTGTTTTAATCGTCGCGCCGATCAACCGCGCTATAAACGATTAACCTTTGTGTTGTTGGGCGTGGCAACTCCGTCCCATCTCATTCAGGACAAGAATCGGACTCCATTTAATATCGGACAGGCGATTGAACTCAATGGGTTTCAACTACACGAAGCTCAACCGCTACTGCGCGGACTCACCGATTATGTCCATAATCCTCAAGCTGTATTGAAAGAAATTTTAGCTTGGACGAACGGTCAACCTTTTCTAACACAAAAGCTCTGTAAACTGGTGCGCCATGTCAATCATCGAATTCCAGCCAGCAAAGAGCCTGAGTGGATTGAGCAATTGGTTCGCTCGCAGATCATTGATAATTGGGAAGTGCACGATGAACCAGAACATTTGAAGACCATTCGCGATCGAATACTCAATAACGATCGGTTTAGCCCTGATTTAGTAGTGCGACTGCTGCATCTCTATCAGCGTGTTTTGTGCCAGGAAGCAATTCCTACTGATAATGGCTTTGAACAAACTGAATTGTTGTTGTCTGGACTGGTGAGCAAGCGCGATGGTCAACTGCTGGTAGCAAATCGGATTTATGAAACGGTGTTTAGTTTAGAATGGTGCGATCGAGAGTTAGCAAAACTGAAGACGCGCCATGAGTTGTTATAGTGACCGTTTCTCCGTCAAACTCATACCGAAAGAATTATTCAATGGCTGACCGAATTTGAATTACCGCACAGTGACCGTTAGCGTGAGATCGCTCATTCCCCAAATTTCAAAAAATTGACGAAATAAGATTTGGCTAGCCGCGGTCAAATCGCCGTCAGGCCCAATGACACCACCTTGAATTAACTTTCCCCCATCAGTCTTCAGGTGTAATCGCCATTCACCGTTATCATCTTGCTTCAGCAGCAGCGATCCATTGGCCAAAACTTGCCCTGCTCGACTAATAATTGCACACCGCATACCTGTCCCGTTCCTGTTAAAACAACCCCACAACCTCTTTAGACAGTCACTCGATGCTAACCACTCTCTAGCAACCGGATGAATCAACCTTTTAGCTAAAAAAAG
This genomic interval carries:
- a CDS encoding response regulator; the encoded protein is MKRVMIVDDEKDVEVLFKQRFRKEIKQGQVEFCFMFSAEAALDYLKHHYPVCLALILTDINMPGMNGLELLRIIKESFTDLTVIMVTAYGDEQNYQTALQYGADDYIHKPIEFDRLKAKIFES
- a CDS encoding AAA-like domain-containing protein, with amino-acid sequence MPSKILVVDDESDLEILIRQKFRKQIRQQELNFVFARNGLEALQKVQEEPDIDVVLTDINMPEMDGLTLLTELKAAHPLIKAVIVSAYGDMENIRAAMNRGAFDFLTKPIDFQDLEITTSKTLEYVQQIKDALEQERLARQAQTELLVHLRQEIDIRQQTEEALRESEGQLTQFLEALPVAIAVLDIHGKPVYSNHLAEELLGRTSDPNAPIDSISQVYQLYRAGTDQLYPVEELSVVRALQGDRHTTDDVEIRQAHRVIPVEAWATPIYDQKGNIAYAIVAFQDITQRRQAELERVRFTQELERKNQALQQAKDELAIANRTLEEKVQERTRELLQTLEILKATQAELEIENALLRSDRLPSSYDYQVGGSLPMDAPTYVMRQSDRHLYHALKLGEFCYVLNARQMGKSSLRVQIMKRLQAEGMVCAAIDISEIGNRQTTLEQWYAGLAYGLSSSLGLLNHVNIRTWWREHAFLTPVQRLGEFINTVLLEIIPNNIVIFIDEIDSVLSLDFATDDFFILLRTCFNRRADQPRYKRLTFVLLGVATPSHLIQDKNRTPFNIGQAIELNGFQLHEAQPLLRGLTDYVHNPQAVLKEILAWTNGQPFLTQKLCKLVRHVNHRIPASKEPEWIEQLVRSQIIDNWEVHDEPEHLKTIRDRILNNDRFSPDLVVRLLHLYQRVLCQEAIPTDNGFEQTELLLSGLVSKRDGQLLVANRIYETVFSLEWCDRELAKLKTRHELL
- a CDS encoding sensor histidine kinase, translating into MGRFFQRRLVQPAYPGSLRTILIAAFVLQILGPVGLVGYLSFRNGQKAVENLASQLVDEVNDRIDQHLTDYLNTPQQINQFNLFALKEGLIRLEDQQRLGRYFWKQMQVFPNVSYINFANAAGEFVGVGREDDGELFIEIIDTNHPTEYYRYRLDAQGNRQQFLWSETYNPHMDEWYSDAVAAGKPVWSTIYQWNDQPEIFSISSSYPVYDEQRNLVGVIGVDHILSQTNDFLKSLDVSPSGRIFILERNGLVVASSSEEQAYVQINGTYQRLNAAKSQDPLIQATTRYLVERFGTLDQVVHTQLLHFNLEGERQFVQVSPWNDRYGLDWLVVVAVPASDFMGQINVNTRTTIGLCLLALVLAIAIAIFTARWVTQPILRLNAAAKAIAKGKWDKTVSIQRRDELGELADSFNEMARQLEESFTTLEQKVEERTHILSQTLEQLKTTQAQIVAQEKMASLGALTAGIAHEIKNPLNFINNFAELSVELTEELVEEIKRSINCVDENARSYMDELLMDLHQNAQKIHEHGKRADKIVRSMLMHSRGERSERQLTDINALLNESVNLAYHGMRAQHSSFNLAIKLDFDEIAPMKVVASDMSRVFLNLINNACYATHAKAKQQRNLTDASYIPQLTVSTRDLETHVKIYVRDNGLGIAPEIQTKIFEPFFTTKPAGEGTGLGLSMSHKIIVQEHQGKIQVDSEYGHYTEFIITLPKTIELPTLIESRRDAE
- a CDS encoding AAA-like domain-containing protein, which gives rise to MAQSYPSKRRRRRGVVLTTHGLQKLQDAKELAELEENAGNRYTLEALSERTGLAVDTLMKVFAGEAGVDRQTLKLCFKAFNLQLETADYHYPESEPPEKLKTESLQSLSEPELPEGQVPLGSVFYMERPPIEADSYKTILQPGALIRIKGPRRMGKTSLMVRVLDYAAQQHYQTVSLSLQLADRQVFQDLNRFLQWFCASVGLGLQLPSRLTDYWDDLFGSQISCKMYFEQYLLTAIAHPLVLGLDDVDRLFQFPHLASDFFGLLRSWHEEGKNREIWKKLRLVVVHSNEVYIPLEANRSPFNVGLPIELKPFTVVQVQTLANRYGLSWSVEDAKKLMDLVDGHPFLVRQGLHHIWHNNVTLDELVQTPASGEGIYYEHLQQQLWYLQQQPELAEVFAQALTQSSTEFDLVQLSKLQSMGLVHLQGNRPVPSCRLYRQYFQSHR